Proteins from one Rosa chinensis cultivar Old Blush chromosome 7, RchiOBHm-V2, whole genome shotgun sequence genomic window:
- the LOC112179935 gene encoding wall-associated receptor kinase-like 1 — MEIEDAASLSPPKIAKENCTSRCGGVSIPYPFGIGPKSHCYFDEWYELECNLSDPVAKPFLKGLQLEVLTIFVENSTLQVTSPITYFSCKGKQSRPAANLTGSPFQYSVFNSFVAVSCGFLVSVLSGSNHTLGGCTSTCGSDRSRGLCFVGDNCCEIVISTDLIANFSAFRQEQDEVRTNATDCEDCAFLVYDKWFDNNVSDSDGLDLTAIKGMEVVPVELEWSLSLAKNNSLIKSFEALDRFPEVRRPNDPTPSCIVSFDDSSFRWYQCSCPAGFQGNPYLLRPCQDIDECKDTNPCVGSDLNTTNIWNISDAKCQNTIGGHACYSNRTGQTCELFGENTKARCFYTSRHHSQLKPILSGLGASIGLLVFLSAAWLVYKVAKKWKSTKRKEMFYKQNGGLLLEQQLSSSEINVERIKVFKSKELQSSTDNFNVDRIIGQGGQGTVYKGMLTDGRIVAVKKSKMIDNANLSEFINEVVILSQINHRNIVQLLGCCLETEVPLLVYEFIPNGNLFQYIHGQTKEFPLTWEIRLRIATEIAGALSYLHTSASFPIYHRDIKSTNILLDDKYRAKIADFGTSRLVAIDQTHLTTNVHGTFGYLDPEYYQSSQFTEKSDVYSFGVVLVELLTGKKPITRSAEDEMYKSLATYFIISLQEDSLFDILDARVVNEGSKDGIMVVATLAKRCLNLNGRKRPTMREITAELEAVQLSEKLANAHQQSCERFEFGQDYRIEQGDDVVSSSTMSTWEGAPPPSSVELPLL; from the exons ATGGAGATAGAGGACGCAG CATCATTATCGCCACCGAAGATAGCAAAGGAGAATTGTACATCGCGGTGCGGAGGTGTTAGCATCCCATACCCTTTTGGGATTGGACCTAAAAGCCATTGTTATTTTGACGAGTGGTACGAATTAGAATGCAACCTTTCTGATCCAGTAGCGAAGCCGTTCTTGAAGGGTCTACAACTGGAGGTGCTGACTATTTTTGTTGAAAACTCCACGCTTCAGGTTACAAGCCCTATCACTTACTTTAGCTGCAAGGGGAAGCAATCTCGGCCAGCGGCAAATCTGACGGGAAGCCCTTTTCAGTACTCTGTTTTTAACAGTTTCGTTGCAGTCAGTTGTGGCTTCCTTGTCTCGGTTCTCTCAGGTTCAAATCATACTCTTGGTGGGTGCACATCGACGTGTGGATCAGATCGAAGCAGAGGCTTGTGTTTCGTTGGCGACAACTGTTGCGAGATTGTGATTTCTACAGATCTTATTGCTAATTTCAGTGCTTTCAGACAAGAACAAGATGAAGTAAGAACAAATGCGACGGATTGCGAGGACTGTGCATTCCTGGTTTACGATAAATGGTTTGATAACAATGTATCAGACTCTGACGGATTAGACTTAACAGCTATAAAGGGTATGGAAGTCGTTCCCGTCGAGTTAGAGTGGAGCTTAAGCTTAGCAAAAAATAACTCATTAATCAAATCATTTGAAGCACTCGACCGCTTCCCAGAAGTGAGGAGGCCGAATGACCCAACACCCTCATGCATAGTTAGTTTCGATGATAGTTCGTTTCGATGGTATCAATGTAGTTGTCCGGCAGGCTTTCAAGGAAATCCCTACCTTCTCCGACCTTGTCAAG ATATTGATGAATGCAAGGATACTAACCCATGCGTGGGTTCCGATCTTAATACCACTAATATATGGAATATTAGTGATGCGAAATGTCAGAACACTATCGGGGGTCATGCTTGCTACTCAAATAGAACGGGGCAAACCTGCGAATTGTTTGGCGAGAATACCAAAGCTAGGTGCTTTTATACAAGCAGACATCACTCTCAGCTCAAACCTATTCTCTCTG GTCTTGGTGCTAGTATTGGATTATTGGTATTTCTTAGTGCTGCATGGTTGGTATACAAAGTTGCAAAGAAATGGAAGAGCACTAAACGTAAGGAGATGTTTTATAAACAAAATGGTGGTTTATTGTTAGAACAACAATTATCATCAAGTGAAATTAATGTCGAGAGAATCAAAGTATTCAAATCCAAGGAGTTACAGAGTTCTACAGACAATTTCAATGTTGATAGAATTATTGGCCAAGGGGGACAAGGTACTGTATATAAAGGCATGTTGACGGATGGAAGAATTGTGGCTGTTaaaaaatccaaaatgatagaTAATGCAAATCTTtcagaattcatcaatgaggtTGTCATTCTTTCCCAAATCAACCATAGAAACATCGTTCAACTCTTGGGTTGTTGTTTGGAGACGGAAGTTCCTCTTTTGGTATATGAATTTATCCCTAATGGAAACTTGTTTCAGTATATTCATGGGCAGACCAAAGAGTTTCCACTTACATGGGAGATTCGTTTACGAATTGCTACAGAAATTGCAGGAGCTCTTTCCTACTTACATACATCAGCTTCGTTTCCCATTTATCACAGAGACATCAAGTCCACGAACATACTCTTAGATGACAAATACAGAGCAAAAATTGCAGACTTTGGAACTTCAAGATTAGTTGCCATTGACCAAACTCACCTGACCACAAATGTACATGGCACATTTGGTTATTTGGATCCTGAGTACTACCAATCCAGCCAATTTACTGAGAAAAGTGATGTCTACAGCTTTGGAGTGGTGCTTGTTGAGCTCTTGACCGGAAAAAAACCAATAACAAGGTCAGCCGAAGACGAAATGTACAAAAGTCTTGCCACATATTTTATTATTTCACTGCAGGAAGACTCTCTATTTGACATTCTTGATGCTCGCGTTGTGAATGAAGGCTCTAAAGATGGTATTATGGTAGTCGCTACTCTTGCAAAACGATGTTTAAATCTGAATGGAAGAAAGCGCCCCACGATGAGAGAGATCACAGCAGAGTTGGAGGCCGTCCAATTATCGGAGAAACTTGCCAACGCTCATCAACAAAGTTGTGAAAGGTTTGAATTTGGCCAAGATTATCGAATCGAGCAGGGGGATGACGTTGTTTCTAGTTCAACAATGTCAACTTGGGAAGGTGCTCCACCTCCATCATCAGTTGAACTTCCACTACTGTAA